From the Polaribacter gangjinensis genome, the window TAGTTTACGCAGATGATAAAATAGATATTGATAAAGATTTCTCTTCATTACAAGGAAATCATGTTATTTTAAACATACCCAATAACGGCAAAGATATTTGGTTAGAATGCACGAGTCAAACTATGCCTTTTGGATTTTTGGGAGATTTTACAGATGATAGAGACGTCTTAGTTGTAACTCCTGAAGGAGGTTTTATCAAGCGCACAGCTTCTTATAAAAACGAGCAAAATTTACAAGCCACCAAAGCTACTATTCAATTATTAGAAAGTGGAAATTTGACAGCAACTATCAAAAAAGTTTCTACAGGTATTCAATACGATAGTAGTGTTGGTTTAGAAAGGTTAACGCAAGATGAACTTATAAAAGGCTATAAAACAGGCATTTGGAGTTATATTAATAATCTTGAAATCAACAAAGCTGTTCTTGATAATGATAAAAACGCCATTCAATTTACAGAAGACGTTGAGGTTTCTATTCAGAATTTTGCAACCATAAATGAATCTGATTATTTATTTAGGGTAAATGTTTTTAATAGAAACAGTTTTGTTCCTAACAAATATAAAGACAGAAAATTACCTCTCAAGATTGAAAGAGGCTACAAAGATACTGACGAATATATTTTTACAATTCCAACAAATTACAAATTTGAAAGTTTGCCAGCAGCAACAGAAATAATCACAAAATTTGGTGAGTATAAATTAAAATTTCAACAAATTGATGAAACTTCATTTTCATATTCGAGAGAACTTTTCATAAAAGACGGAGTATATCCAAAAGAAGATTATGAAGAATACCGCAATTTTAGAAGAAGTATAGCCAAATTAGAAAACCTACGAATCGCCATAATAAAAAAATAAATCATGATTAAAAAAATCGCCTTTTTACTGGTTGTGTTAATCCAAACAATCACATTTTCTCAAGATTATAAATTCGGAAAAGTTTCAAAAGAAGAGTTAGAAGAAAAATTTCATCCTATTGATTCTACTGCAGAAGCTGCATATTTATACAATTACAGACGCTCGTATTTCGATTTTAATCAAACCAAAGGTGGTTTTGACTTGATAACTGAGGTGCATCAAAGAATAAAAATTTACACTAAAGAAGGATTTGATTATGCAAATAAAACAATCAATTATTACAGTCCTGATTCTGGTGACTCAGAATCAGTTTACAATGTAAGTGGCTATACATATTACCTTGAAAACGGAAAAGTTGAAAAAGAAAAACTGTCTAAAGACGGCATGTTTAAAGAAAAGAAAAACAAATACAATGCAGTATTTAAAATAACATTACCCAAAATTAGTGAAGGTTGTATTATAGAGTTCAAATACACTTTATCTTCACCATACGCAACGTCTATTGATGATGTTCGCTTTCAATTAGGAGTTCCAGTTAAAAAAATGGAAGCTAAATTAGAAATACCCGAATTTTATGCATTTAATATTCTCAACAAAGGATATTATACAGTGCCATTAAAAAAAGCAAGTAAAACATTTTTAGTGGGTAGTTCAACTTACATTAGCAATACATATAACTATGAAGCTGAAAATATTCCTGCATTGAAAAACAATGAATCTTATGTTGCGAATATTGATAATTATAGAGGAGCAGCAATGTTTGAACTTGCCCAAACCAATTTTATGAGTGTTGGTGGAGAATTCAAGTCATACACACGAACTTGGGAACAAGTAAGTAAACAAATTTTTGAATATGAATCTTTTGGTTCTGAATTGAACAAGTCAGGATATTATAGTGATGATTTGAGTAAAATTCTTGAAACTGCAAAATCAGATCCAGAAAAGGTAGGAGCCATCTTTCATTTCGTAAAAAATAAAATGAAATGGAATGGATTTTACAGTAAATATGCTGATAACGGAGTTAGAAAAGCATACAAAGAAAACGTTGGAAATGTAGCAGATATTAACCTAATTTTAATTGCAATGTTGCGTGAAGCTGGGCTGAATGCAAACCCTGTTTTGATAAGCTCAAGAGGCAATGGAGTTCCGCTTTTTCCAACGCTAAATGGTTTTGATTATGTGATTGGAATTGTTCAATTTCCAGATAATTCATATGTTTTATTAGATGCAACTGAACCTTACAGTTCTCCGAATTTATTGCCAGTAAGAGCGTTAAATTGGCAAGGCAGAATTGTACAAAAAGACGGAACATCAGCTTGGGTTAATTTAACCGCTTCTAAACATGCCCTTGAAGAAAACTTCATGATGGTAAAAATGACAGATGATTTGTCAATCGAAGGTTTGTTAAGAACTAAAAACGAAAACTTAAATGCCTTAACAATTCGAAGAAATCAAAATCATTTAAAAGATGAAGACTTAAAAGCAAAGCTAGAAGAAGCATATAAAATTGAAATTGAAGAGTATAAAATTGGAAATAAAGACGATGTAAGTTTAGCATTGACAAGAACCATAAAGTTTTCTAGCGAAGATTTAGTGGAGCAAATCAATGATAAAGTGTATGTAGAGCCATTGTTATTTTTAACGGCTAGAAACAATCCTTTTAAATTAGAAGAGCGTAAATATCCTGTAGATTTTGCAACTGCTTGGAGAGATGTACATAGAGTAAATATCGAAATTCCTGCAGGTTATACAGTTGAAAAACTTCCTGAGCCATTGGCTATTGCGCTTCCTGATAATATTGGTGTTTTTAAATATCAAGTAACCCAAAATGCTAATAAGATAAGTACAGTAGCTATTTTAGAATTCAATGAACCGATGATTTTGCCAGATAATTATCAATTTTTGAAAGATTTTTATAGCAAATTAGTGCTTAAAGAAGCTGAGAAAGTTGTATTGGTAAAACAATAAATAAAAAACCCAAAACAAACTGTTTTGGGTTTTTTATTACAAACGAATTGCAGTTGTATTTTTCAATTGTTCAATGGCAAAACTACTATGTGTACTGCCAATGTATTTGATGGCTGTCAATTTCGTTAACATAAAATCACGAAAAGATTCCATGTCTTTTACATAAATCTTTAGGATGTAATCATAATCTCCACTTACATGAAAACATTCAGAAACTTCTTCTAATTTTAAAATTTCTTTTTCAAAAGTGGTTACATATTCTTTGGTGTGTTGCATTAATTTAATGTGACAAAAAACCAAAAAGTTTTTCTCTATTTTTTGTTTATTGATGATTGAAACATACTTTTCAATCACGTGTTCTTTCTCTAATTTTTTGATGCGTTCATATACAGCAGTTACAGATAAGTTCAGTTGTAATGACAACTGTTTTGTAGTTTGTTTGGCATTTTGTTGTAGTAAATTCAGTAGTTTTTTATCTGTTTCATCTAAAATCATATTCAAAAAATTTTCTATTAAATCAGTTTGATATTTATTAATATAGTTTTTAAAACTAAATAATATTATAAAAATAGATAAATAATCTATAATATATCATAATAATTGACAAATTTTCTTAAATGTTGTTATTTTGAAATCAAATAATCCATCTAATCATGAAATTCAATCCAGCAGAAAACATTCAAGACTTACAATATTTTGGCGAATTTGGAGGTGTAAACCCTTCCATCTCAGATTCTTCAACGTACACATTTTTATCCGCAAAAACCATGTTCGATACTTTCGAAGGAAATGCAGATGGTTGTTATTTATATTCACGCCATTCTTCGCCTTCTAATTTGTATTTAGGAGAAGCTTTAGCTGCTTTAGAAGGAACAGAAACTGCCAATGTTGCTGCATCAGGAATGGGAGCCATTACGCAAGTGTTATTGCAATTGTGCAAAGGAGGTGATCACATTGTTTCTAGCAGAACTATTTATGGTGGAACCTATGCATTTTTGAAAAATTTCACACCAAAACTCAATATTGAAACTACTTTCGTTGAC encodes:
- a CDS encoding Lrp/AsnC family transcriptional regulator; the encoded protein is MILDETDKKLLNLLQQNAKQTTKQLSLQLNLSVTAVYERIKKLEKEHVIEKYVSIINKQKIEKNFLVFCHIKLMQHTKEYVTTFEKEILKLEEVSECFHVSGDYDYILKIYVKDMESFRDFMLTKLTAIKYIGSTHSSFAIEQLKNTTAIRL
- a CDS encoding transglutaminase domain-containing protein; amino-acid sequence: MIKKIAFLLVVLIQTITFSQDYKFGKVSKEELEEKFHPIDSTAEAAYLYNYRRSYFDFNQTKGGFDLITEVHQRIKIYTKEGFDYANKTINYYSPDSGDSESVYNVSGYTYYLENGKVEKEKLSKDGMFKEKKNKYNAVFKITLPKISEGCIIEFKYTLSSPYATSIDDVRFQLGVPVKKMEAKLEIPEFYAFNILNKGYYTVPLKKASKTFLVGSSTYISNTYNYEAENIPALKNNESYVANIDNYRGAAMFELAQTNFMSVGGEFKSYTRTWEQVSKQIFEYESFGSELNKSGYYSDDLSKILETAKSDPEKVGAIFHFVKNKMKWNGFYSKYADNGVRKAYKENVGNVADINLILIAMLREAGLNANPVLISSRGNGVPLFPTLNGFDYVIGIVQFPDNSYVLLDATEPYSSPNLLPVRALNWQGRIVQKDGTSAWVNLTASKHALEENFMMVKMTDDLSIEGLLRTKNENLNALTIRRNQNHLKDEDLKAKLEEAYKIEIEEYKIGNKDDVSLALTRTIKFSSEDLVEQINDKVYVEPLLFLTARNNPFKLEERKYPVDFATAWRDVHRVNIEIPAGYTVEKLPEPLAIALPDNIGVFKYQVTQNANKISTVAILEFNEPMILPDNYQFLKDFYSKLVLKEAEKVVLVKQ